Proteins encoded within one genomic window of Plasmodium cynomolgi strain B DNA, chromosome 11, whole genome shotgun sequence:
- a CDS encoding hypothetical protein (putative) — MTAANMKKLSCLAITKCSCLFICKRHFTYDNIDVTLDWENADDIADLLLEEYKHVDPLTLRFEELENMVMDTVVKKNKKKLSGRCNEGALENIQMNWLEKYNEENS; from the exons ATGACAGCTGCCAATATGAAAAAGCTTTCCTGCCTGGCCATAACAAAATGCAGCTGTCTC TTTATTTGCAAGAGACACTTCACTTATGATAACATTGACGTAACGCTAGATTGGGAAAATGCAGACGACATAGCAGACCTACTTTTGGAGGAATACAAGCATGTAGACCCATTAACGTTGCGATTTGAGGAGTTAGAAAACATGGTAATGGATACCgttgtgaagaaaaacaaaaagaagttaAGCGGCAGGTGTAATGAAGGCGCTCTCGAAAATATTCAAATGAACTGGCTGGAGAAATATAATGAGGAGAATAGTTAA